The Methanobrevibacter sp. genome window below encodes:
- a CDS encoding 2-C-methyl-D-erythritol 4-phosphate cytidylyltransferase encodes MICAAMLAGGVGSRLKQGKPKQFVNINNKPILVHSVETFLNVDELDKIIVSSPKECIDKTKNLMEEYFPQNDRIVVIEGGKTRNDTILNSIYYMKDQNCEDDSILVTHDASRIFVSEKLIEDSIKYAIEVGAASAVIPATDVIFESKEDGKLTDVPLRKYLCHAQTPQSFNIDKFLEIYEDLSDEEIAKLDEAMVLFHLRNADIKLFPGDQGNFKITRPFDIIMAELFLKNK; translated from the coding sequence ATGATTTGTGCAGCAATGCTTGCTGGAGGCGTAGGTTCCAGATTAAAACAGGGAAAGCCAAAACAATTTGTTAATATTAACAACAAACCGATTTTAGTTCACTCAGTTGAAACATTCTTAAATGTTGATGAACTTGATAAAATTATTGTATCTTCTCCAAAAGAGTGTATTGACAAAACAAAAAACTTAATGGAGGAATATTTCCCGCAAAATGATAGAATTGTTGTTATTGAAGGTGGAAAAACAAGAAACGACACTATTTTAAACTCAATTTATTATATGAAAGATCAAAACTGCGAAGATGACTCTATTTTGGTAACTCACGATGCATCAAGGATATTTGTATCAGAAAAGCTAATTGAAGATAGTATAAAATATGCAATTGAAGTTGGTGCTGCAAGTGCTGTAATACCAGCTACAGATGTAATATTCGAATCAAAAGAAGATGGAAAACTAACTGATGTTCCATTAAGAAAATATTTATGTCATGCTCAAACACCACAGTCATTTAACATTGACAAATTCCTTGAAATCTATGAAGATTTATCTGACGAGGAAATAGCTAAATTAGATGAAGCAATGGTTTTATTCCATTTAAGAAATGCTGATATTAAATTATTCCCAGGTGATCAGGGAAACTTCAAAATAACTCGTCCTTTTGATATTATAATGGCTGAGCTATTTTTAAAAAATAAGTAA